The following is a genomic window from Geobacillus subterraneus.
GAGAGAAGGGAGAGAGGGCCATGGTCGCGTTTATCGCGGGAATGTTTGTCGGTTCATTCGTGATGCTTGTTATCATGAGCATGATGGCGGTGGCGAAACGGGCGGATGAAGCAAGCGAACGGTGGAGGGAAAAGTGAGAAGTCCCTTGCGGCAGGCAAGGGATTTTTTGTGAAAATGCTGTGCGATCATGTTTACGTCAGCTTGCAAAAAAGGCCGCACATTGTTGAGGACCGCCGTGAAAGACCGACGAAGTACAACGGATTCGAAAAGTTGAAGGGGATAAAATTACAGGCGTGTTGATTATCCAATAAAATCCAAAGGGTATAGAAAAAAGAGCACCTTTCCTGTAGAATGTGAGTAGCGACACAAACAAACCCAGGAGGTGCTCTCTATGAACAAGCATACCACACTCCCGAATTTGATGCAAAAACTTGTTTCGGATGAAGAGATTCAACTGATTGCCGAAGCGGTTGGGTATCGTGATTCGTCTCGAACCTTTACGTTGCGCGAGTGGATTCACTTCTTCCTGCTGGCCGCCATGCATCAATGGAAAAGCTTTCGCCACGGAGCCGATGTGGGGCCTCTGTATGGATTGCCGCGATTCCATTATTCCACAGTATCCAAGAAAGCGAAAGAAGTTCCCTATGACATCATGAAACGCTTGTTGGCGTTGATCATTCCAAGTGCAACCGCCAAACCCGCCGTTCGCTTCGGTTTCCCAAACCGCTTCGGGTGGTGGATTCGACGACCGTCACGGTCGGGAAAAACCGCCTGCCATGGGCGCCGTATCACGGCGAACGCGCCGGAGTGAAGCTGCACGTCGCGTATTCGCCGGAATCCTCGTTGCCGGCAGACGTGGTGGAAACCATCGGACTGCGTCATGATGGCCCGGTGGGAGAACAGTTGACGAACGCTCAACAAGTGCTGGTGGAAGACCGGGCGTATTTCAAAATCGAACGCCTCGATCGATTTGTGGAGCAGCATCAGCTCTTTGTCATTCGGATGAAGGACAACATCGAACTTCATCAGAAAAAAAGCTTGAAACGCCTTTCCAGCACATCCTCATCGGTTCAAGCCGACTTCACGTGCCAGTTGGGACGAAACAATGCCGCTCCACCAAGCGTCACCGGGTGGTGATCTTTCGAGATGCGAATGGCCGCGACATTCGGGTCGTGACGAACCTCTTCCATGCGTCTGCGGAAACCATTGCCGACATGTACCAACAACGTTGAACTGTTGAGGTCTTTCCGTTGGGTGAAGCAATATTGGGTGAAGCAATATCTGAATGTCCCGACCTGTTTGGCACGACGGAAAATGCGGTATACAACCAACTGTTTGCGGCGTTCATCGCGTATGTGTTGCTGCGATGGCTGTATGATCAAACCAAAAAACAGACGAACGTCTCTCTTTCCTTCATTTCGTTCGTTCGCCGTTTTTTCTCTGGGCAGCTTCCTCTCGATTGGAAATCCGGGATGGCCGCTGCTTTGTTTGAGTATGCCCAAATTTATGGAAGACGTATGTCTAATTTTGGATAATCAACACTCGTGATCAAGGAATGATCTTATTAGCTGTATACGCCATTTCAGTTTTCTCTTCTTCGTATGTCGGAAGAAGTTTGGAAAGAAAAATATTCGAAGAGGAGAAACGCTTATTTGGCGGTATGGTGAAAATTAGTATAGCTGGGAATTTAGCGAAACTTATAGGATTTGGAGTAGGGGCTATCATTTTCAGTATTCCTTTAAGTATATAATTTTCTTATCATTCATTTTGTTTTTAGTCATGGCAAGTGTAAATGTTGAACACGGTTTTTCATATAGCAAGGCTTCTATTGCCGGTAAAAGAAAGTAAATAGTTTATTTTTGTTACTATTTGTTGGGCTTATATCATCCATTCCCATTCTATGGATACCATCTTTAGTAGAAAGATTTAATGAGGCAGGCATGATCAAGTTATCTTTTATTCCATTTGTATTACCGGGAACAATGAACATTTTACCCGTGGTGCTAGATAAACTTGATCAAGCATAAAAATAGCCCTTGCTGGCGGATCTCCAGTAGAATGAAAGTGTCACCCAACATTCGAAAGGAGAGATCCCCATGCAAGAGCACTTTCATTTTACTACAGATCCAGCCAAACTTCAAAAACAATATGCCGCTATTTTCTGTTTTGTTTCTGCCCAACTGTCGTTGATTCAAATGGATCTTCATCGCCGCAACCGTCACTTGGTCAAGCAAGAAGACGAAGTGGTCATGGCGGTTCACCTTTTGGGGAAGCTGCTGGGCTTTTCTTCCGAACGAGCCTGGCATCGTTTTGTCACGGGAAATTTGTTCACAAACGGCTCGTTTCTTGAACGCTCCCGATACAACCGCCGCTGCCGGGCGCTTGGTTTCGCCATCAAATGGATCCGTCATGAGCTGGCGAAACGTGGCCAACACCATGCTTATGCGGTCGTCGACAGCTTGCCTCTTCCGTTGTGCCATCCCGTGAGAATGCAGCGCGTCAAGCGATTTCGAGGGATCGCAGATATGGGGTATTGTGCTTCCAAAAAGCAATGGTACTACGGTTTCAAGCTGCATCTTCAAGTGACCAATCAAGGGCTGGCCATGGGCTATGTCGTGACGGAAGCGTCCTGCCACGACGTCAAAGCC
Proteins encoded in this region:
- a CDS encoding DUF3789 domain-containing protein, with product MVAFIAGMFVGSFVMLVIMSMMAVAKRADEASERWREK